GCGGCTGAAGACGGCGACGCGGTGGCTGTCGCGCGCCCCCGTCCGCACGGCGCACCGCTTCGAGGCGGAGGCCCGCGCCGATGTGGCCGCCTTCACGGTGCATGGCCGGCGGGCGCAGGTGGCCTTGCGGGTCACGCTGGGGGTTCTGGTGGCCATCGCCATCGCGCACGCCCTGGGACTGGAGATGCCCGTCTGGGCGGCCATCAGCGTGGTGCGCGTGTTCCAGAACGACCGGACCGCGACCGTGATGCGCGGGCTGGAGCGGGTGGCCGGCACCATCGGCGGCTGCGCTGTCGCTTATGCCATCCTGAAGATCAGCGGCGCGCACGCCTGGGTCTATATGGCGACGGGGCTCGCCTGCGCGGCGGCGGTCTATGCGCAGGCCGTCACCCGCTACAGCTATGCCTTCGTTCTCGTGGGCTTCACCGTGCCGCTGATGACCTATCACGCGGTAGTCTCGCCCGAGCCGATGACGCAGGTCATCCTCATGCGCGGCATGGAGGTGATGGTGGGCGTCTGCGTCGCCTGGGCGCTCGATTTCCTCACCTCGCCCGCGCGGCCGAAGGCGAAGCCGAAGCCGCTCTATGCGGGCATGGATGCCATCTTCATGGGCCATGCGCTCACCGTGGGCATCGCGGTGACGCTGGTGCCGGTGGTGTGGACGGTGCTGCATCTGCCGGGCTTCGAGCAGACGCCGATCACCGCCTTCATCGTGGTGGGGGCGGCCCGCGAGGGCATCGGCTGGAAATCGCTGAACCGCTGCGTCGGATGCGCGCTCGGCGCGGCCTTCGGCTTCCTCGGCGTGCTGACGCTGGACGGCAGCCTGCTCACCTGGGCGCTGTTCGTCTTCGCCGGCCTGTTCGTCTTCACGCAGATCGGCTTCGGCGGCAGCGTGGTGGCCTATACGGGCATTCAGGCAGCCATCGCCTTCCTGCTGGTGGTGGTGCAGGAGCCGATCCCCCATCTCGATCTCGACGCGGGCGTCGGGCGCATGTGGGGCGTGATGGGCGGCATTGCTCTGGTAATGCTGGT
The Azorhizobium caulinodans ORS 571 genome window above contains:
- a CDS encoding FUSC family protein, which translates into the protein MRRENGLLRRLKTATRWLSRAPVRTAHRFEAEARADVAAFTVHGRRAQVALRVTLGVLVAIAIAHALGLEMPVWAAISVVRVFQNDRTATVMRGLERVAGTIGGCAVAYAILKISGAHAWVYMATGLACAAAVYAQAVTRYSYAFVLVGFTVPLMTYHAVVSPEPMTQVILMRGMEVMVGVCVAWALDFLTSPARPKAKPKPLYAGMDAIFMGHALTVGIAVTLVPVVWTVLHLPGFEQTPITAFIVVGAAREGIGWKSLNRCVGCALGAAFGFLGVLTLDGSLLTWALFVFAGLFVFTQIGFGGSVVAYTGIQAAIAFLLVVVQEPIPHLDLDAGVGRMWGVMGGIALVMLVGLATWPIRRRITERLQPRASHEAAH